From a single Polynucleobacter asymbioticus QLW-P1DMWA-1 genomic region:
- a CDS encoding cellulose synthase subunit BcsC-related outer membrane protein, whose amino-acid sequence MKPIAKLSRFSLALLICLWAGSALAADDGLSRQENMEARRTLTQATILLKSGKPAEAHALLKEKFPKGPPDGDLAVGYYRIIASTPGGWDEARAGLEVLVKSDRKNVQYALALDALLGSKKATRDEAFSNLAALYNVRKVDKQRVLQVWREALNAQEPGTDLIPYYEDYLRIDPHNQEITGRWQAEKEVLLERNRIANDPLLRRRQVGLDLLDKGDIAAAEQPLQDTLKALPNDYLALGGMGVIRMRQGRYEEAITYYQKALTLNPENSGKWKSLISTSQYWMQIHQAEEARDKKNFPLALEKIRAAIALEPQGAEAIAVLGTIEDDRGNSREAEKQFREALNIEADNGIAIRGLVQLLIDSGKQKEALALINAQAPQNSPEGKRYDYLRVKILSAQADDFIAKGQRDEAIAYLLQSLKLEPLNPWLRFKLAGEYEDGGLQDKGLSLMKEGLRLAPNDSEMINANVLYLLSIDQSEEALLLLKASLAKPALANASLRLTYADVLNRLERDDELKPVLEQLRKAPLTGEEKGKYARIDLDYEIRQALKAGDTNTAIALLNKAVELEPDDVWLRLDLARLYAKINHPKDGIALFDQFVKKHPNNVEGLYAYSLYLSGLDQNQAALKVLEQIPLADRTPKISRFQRSVWLDLQLAQVNILNAQGKQDEAAARLTSLEAEVSNDPDLSASVGTSWASIGKREQGDALFAKIQEQNKILSINWHLRYANYLFNNDEGDAFKKQMQYLASQKLNPGQIQDFADLKQASELQDINVMIRSGDIKEANQLLQPLMTSSPNNYKMMYLDSQIQRREGYLDKAIDIEQRALALSPVPLSNYRSLSTLKPTNSSAQSLTMNSNANTTTNLKEGVSVFHIEPPVLEPSAVASGSAYQYKQMADMLDLRTNWIDGAVDYLSLNGTPGQSQYRASEIPLEWRMPLRSDERMTFRADQVNINAGTIAAGNTTFGTLAACGASCPTSFSNQSASGTALNVGYEKQNFKADIGTTPLGFLTQNWIGGIKQKGDFGPLGVSLELSRRPMTSTMLSYAGARDPVTGNIWGGMVATGGTLSMSLDQGETLGGWAFYRARSLTGTNVQSNSDNQFMAGLNWRIINETDRQLTSGLTGMLWGFKQNSGEFTYGQGGYYSPQSYRSATLPLSWSQRFARLSYVLSGSVSTNWSRTDAAPYFPTNQAYQNAANANNGGVPQYYSASSGPGSAYSLLAAWEYQLTPSVFVGNRLKLERSPYYAPNSFVLYVRIALDETAPHPVPLQTQPVIPTSHF is encoded by the coding sequence TTGAAACCTATAGCCAAACTATCTCGCTTTAGTCTTGCCTTGCTGATTTGCTTGTGGGCTGGTAGTGCTTTGGCTGCTGACGATGGTTTGAGTAGGCAAGAGAATATGGAGGCCCGTCGCACACTGACACAGGCAACCATCCTTCTCAAAAGTGGAAAACCAGCCGAGGCTCATGCACTCCTAAAAGAGAAGTTTCCTAAAGGACCGCCTGATGGGGATTTGGCTGTGGGGTATTACCGAATTATTGCTAGTACTCCTGGGGGTTGGGATGAGGCTCGTGCAGGCTTAGAGGTGCTTGTTAAGTCCGATCGGAAGAATGTGCAATACGCCTTGGCCTTGGATGCATTGCTAGGCTCGAAAAAAGCAACCCGTGACGAGGCGTTTAGTAACCTTGCCGCTCTATATAACGTACGCAAAGTAGATAAGCAGCGTGTGCTTCAAGTTTGGCGGGAGGCGCTCAATGCCCAAGAGCCTGGAACCGACCTTATTCCTTATTATGAAGATTACTTAAGGATTGATCCCCACAATCAAGAAATTACAGGGCGTTGGCAAGCAGAAAAAGAAGTTTTACTGGAACGCAATCGAATTGCTAATGATCCCTTGTTACGCCGTCGCCAAGTGGGATTAGATCTTCTGGATAAAGGCGATATTGCAGCAGCAGAGCAGCCTTTGCAGGACACGCTTAAAGCGCTACCAAATGATTATCTTGCCTTGGGCGGCATGGGCGTAATTCGGATGCGGCAAGGTCGCTACGAAGAAGCTATTACATACTATCAAAAAGCATTGACGCTGAATCCCGAAAATAGCGGTAAGTGGAAAAGTTTGATCTCTACCAGTCAATATTGGATGCAGATACATCAAGCTGAAGAGGCTCGAGATAAAAAGAACTTTCCGCTAGCACTTGAAAAGATTCGGGCAGCGATTGCTCTTGAGCCTCAGGGTGCCGAGGCGATTGCAGTCCTAGGAACCATTGAGGATGATCGGGGTAATTCTCGCGAAGCAGAGAAGCAATTTCGTGAAGCGTTGAACATCGAGGCGGACAACGGCATTGCTATTCGGGGCCTAGTGCAACTATTAATTGATAGCGGCAAACAAAAAGAAGCTTTAGCCCTGATTAATGCTCAAGCACCTCAAAATAGTCCTGAAGGTAAGCGTTACGACTACCTACGGGTCAAAATATTGAGCGCGCAAGCCGATGACTTCATTGCTAAAGGCCAGCGTGATGAAGCAATTGCATATCTTCTGCAGTCATTGAAGCTTGAGCCACTAAATCCTTGGCTACGGTTTAAGTTAGCAGGTGAATATGAGGATGGGGGTTTGCAAGATAAGGGTCTTAGCTTGATGAAGGAGGGTCTCAGGCTGGCCCCTAATGATTCAGAGATGATTAACGCAAACGTCCTTTACTTACTCAGTATTGATCAGTCTGAAGAGGCATTGCTATTGCTGAAAGCGAGTTTGGCAAAACCCGCCCTGGCAAATGCCTCATTACGTTTAACTTATGCGGATGTCTTAAATCGACTAGAAAGAGATGATGAGCTCAAACCAGTCTTGGAACAACTTCGCAAAGCACCCCTGACTGGTGAAGAGAAGGGTAAATATGCTCGTATCGATCTCGATTATGAAATTCGACAGGCTTTAAAAGCGGGTGATACCAATACAGCCATTGCTTTATTAAATAAGGCTGTAGAGCTTGAGCCAGACGACGTATGGTTACGACTCGATTTAGCGCGCCTGTACGCCAAAATAAATCACCCTAAAGATGGAATTGCGTTGTTTGATCAGTTTGTCAAAAAACATCCCAATAATGTTGAGGGTTTATATGCCTATTCACTGTATTTGTCGGGTTTAGATCAAAATCAGGCTGCCTTGAAAGTCCTAGAACAGATTCCTTTGGCCGATAGAACGCCCAAAATCAGCCGCTTTCAAAGAAGTGTTTGGCTAGATCTGCAATTGGCTCAGGTAAATATACTCAATGCCCAAGGTAAGCAGGATGAGGCAGCTGCTCGCCTCACCTCACTTGAGGCCGAGGTATCCAATGACCCGGATCTCTCTGCATCAGTAGGAACATCTTGGGCGTCGATTGGTAAGCGTGAACAAGGCGATGCTCTTTTTGCAAAAATTCAGGAGCAAAACAAAATACTTTCTATAAATTGGCATTTACGTTATGCCAATTACTTATTCAACAATGATGAAGGTGATGCCTTTAAAAAACAGATGCAGTATCTTGCTAGTCAAAAATTAAACCCTGGACAGATACAAGATTTTGCAGATTTAAAGCAGGCCTCCGAGCTACAAGATATCAATGTGATGATTCGTTCTGGCGATATTAAAGAAGCCAATCAGCTTTTGCAGCCTTTGATGACGTCTTCCCCGAATAATTACAAAATGATGTATCTCGATAGCCAGATACAAAGAAGGGAAGGTTATCTAGATAAGGCAATTGATATTGAGCAGCGCGCTTTAGCCTTATCGCCAGTGCCTCTTTCTAATTACCGGAGCCTATCGACACTCAAGCCAACTAACTCTTCTGCGCAATCGCTGACTATGAATAGCAATGCGAATACCACCACAAACTTAAAAGAGGGTGTTTCGGTATTTCACATTGAGCCACCAGTGTTGGAGCCCTCGGCAGTCGCATCTGGCAGCGCTTATCAATATAAGCAAATGGCGGACATGCTGGATTTGCGGACCAATTGGATTGATGGAGCAGTTGACTATCTTTCGTTGAACGGAACGCCTGGTCAGTCCCAATACAGGGCCAGCGAGATTCCTTTGGAATGGAGGATGCCATTGCGCTCTGATGAAAGAATGACCTTCCGCGCTGATCAAGTCAACATTAATGCTGGAACCATTGCTGCAGGCAATACTACTTTTGGCACATTAGCGGCTTGTGGAGCTAGCTGCCCTACCTCATTCTCCAATCAATCTGCCTCAGGTACAGCACTTAACGTAGGTTATGAGAAGCAAAACTTTAAGGCTGACATAGGCACAACGCCGCTTGGATTCTTGACGCAAAACTGGATCGGCGGAATAAAGCAAAAAGGCGATTTTGGACCCTTAGGTGTTTCATTAGAGCTATCGCGACGGCCCATGACGAGCACGATGCTCTCTTATGCAGGAGCGCGTGATCCTGTCACCGGAAATATCTGGGGCGGAATGGTCGCTACTGGCGGAACTCTTAGTATGAGTTTGGATCAAGGTGAAACGCTTGGGGGCTGGGCTTTCTATAGAGCACGTAGCCTTACCGGAACCAATGTGCAAAGTAATAGTGACAACCAATTTATGGCTGGACTTAACTGGCGCATCATCAATGAAACGGATCGCCAACTTACAAGTGGTCTTACTGGAATGCTGTGGGGCTTCAAGCAAAATTCGGGAGAGTTTACTTATGGGCAGGGTGGTTATTACAGCCCACAGAGTTACCGCTCAGCAACTTTACCCTTGAGTTGGTCCCAACGTTTTGCACGCCTCTCTTATGTCTTGAGCGGGTCGGTATCCACCAATTGGTCTCGCACAGATGCAGCGCCATATTTTCCGACTAATCAAGCTTATCAAAATGCTGCAAATGCTAACAATGGAGGAGTGCCTCAGTATTACTCCGCCAGTTCTGGCCCAGGTAGCGCCTATTCTCTCTTAGCTGCTTGGGAGTATCAACTTACCCCATCTGTATTTGTAGGTAACCGCCTGAAGTTGGAACGCTCGCCTTACTATGCGCCTAATAGCTTTGTCTTGTATGTTCGTATTGCTCTCGATGAGACCGCACCCCACCCAGTGCCTTTACAGACTCAACCTGTTATTCCAACGTCGCATTTTTGA
- a CDS encoding glycosyl hydrolase family 8 — MTFSPLLRSWLVTIALGVISSNAICADQDWQQFKNAYIQNGRVIDSGQDGMSHTEGQGVAMLLAVKNNDPQTFELVWNWTQHNLQVREDKLLAWSWSPTQGVMDTNNASDGDLFIAWALSQAYTRWQEPRYLFYALQISQSIREKLIRKTNFGTVILPGAFGFEKPEGLKLNLSYWVFPAITELAVLDPAPEWNELQLTGLRLLEQAQYGKWKLPPDWLMYKDGISTPTDGNRFGYDAVRIPLYLIWGNQAGNSNMKPFQSFWSSFQGQEFLPAWVDLKTGDIGTYNASLGFHSIAALTLSYPQIDLAQLPNFDPTEGYYSSMLYLFTKSAVEDLKK, encoded by the coding sequence ATGACTTTTTCCCCATTACTTCGATCTTGGCTTGTGACTATAGCCCTTGGGGTAATCTCCAGTAATGCAATTTGTGCAGATCAAGATTGGCAACAGTTTAAAAATGCGTACATCCAGAATGGCCGAGTAATTGATAGCGGTCAGGATGGAATGAGTCATACCGAGGGTCAAGGAGTAGCAATGCTCCTTGCGGTTAAAAATAATGATCCCCAAACATTTGAACTCGTCTGGAATTGGACGCAGCACAATCTTCAAGTTCGAGAAGATAAGTTACTCGCCTGGAGCTGGTCCCCCACTCAAGGTGTGATGGATACTAATAATGCAAGTGATGGTGATCTATTTATCGCCTGGGCCCTCTCTCAAGCCTATACGCGTTGGCAAGAACCACGCTACCTTTTTTATGCCTTACAAATTAGTCAATCAATTCGTGAAAAACTCATACGTAAAACGAACTTTGGTACGGTCATTCTTCCAGGAGCATTTGGCTTTGAAAAACCAGAAGGCCTCAAGCTCAATCTGTCGTACTGGGTTTTTCCTGCAATTACCGAGTTAGCCGTTCTCGATCCAGCGCCAGAATGGAATGAGCTTCAATTGACTGGACTGCGCTTACTTGAGCAAGCGCAATATGGAAAATGGAAGTTGCCGCCTGATTGGCTAATGTATAAGGATGGCATTAGCACTCCAACCGATGGAAACCGCTTTGGCTACGATGCAGTCCGTATCCCCTTGTATCTTATTTGGGGGAATCAGGCTGGCAACTCGAATATGAAGCCTTTTCAATCTTTTTGGAGCTCATTTCAGGGGCAAGAATTCCTACCGGCCTGGGTTGACCTTAAGACCGGGGATATCGGAACGTACAATGCATCATTGGGCTTTCACAGTATCGCTGCCCTCACCCTTTCCTACCCTCAGATTGATTTAGCCCAACTCCCGAACTTTGATCCTACAGAAGGCTATTACTCCTCCATGCTCTATCTATTTACAAAGTCTGCTGTCGAGGATCTAAAAAAATAA
- a CDS encoding tetratricopeptide repeat protein produces the protein MTKRTIISSIFIAFVVCLSFTVNAQPIPNAPKFDPYLPGELNERALYALQANDVETALILLERAFRLNPNSPDIKANLNVVRNIAQQGASVSVTGEVIYLDPLGNSASTEKAVDIPALWPETKP, from the coding sequence ATGACTAAGCGAACCATCATTTCTTCTATATTTATAGCATTCGTTGTGTGCCTTAGCTTTACTGTCAATGCGCAGCCTATACCGAATGCGCCAAAGTTTGATCCCTATCTTCCCGGGGAATTAAACGAAAGGGCTCTTTACGCATTACAGGCGAATGATGTAGAGACGGCATTAATTCTTTTGGAGAGGGCGTTTCGTCTAAATCCAAATAGTCCTGATATCAAGGCAAATCTCAATGTGGTCCGCAATATCGCCCAGCAAGGAGCATCAGTGAGCGTTACCGGTGAGGTAATTTATCTTGACCCTTTAGGAAATTCTGCCAGCACTGAAAAAGCAGTTGATATCCCAGCGCTTTGGCCAGAGACTAAACCTTAA
- a CDS encoding glycosyltransferase family 2 protein gives MQDRHSKINASLFLFAIGICLTIYFSEELLNFGGQLYLGWGSFFIIYLMSKVKHFRNQPWRSIFIVLALFVSCRYIAWRIFDTLIYTGFFDFIGMALLFLAELYGFTLFLLDMFVNFSPISDDIIPLSKEESLLPTVDIFIPTYDESEAIVRMTVTAATQINYPKNKLNIYILDDGGTHAKRRSKESGAKAWRRHYSLRRLAKTLGVHYLTRETNQKAKAGNINHALQHTRGDLILILDCDQVPTKDILQNTVGQFLSDPKMFLVQTPHFFINETPVNNVITGISNRPDESEMFYRKIQPAMNFWNAAFFCGSAAVLRRSCLMEVGGIAIKTITEDCETSLILHAHGYNSSYINKPMICGLSPETPSDYLTQHSRWAKGMLQVLMHYNPLFMRGLSLPQRLAYFASSYSWLFGFARYIFFLAPSAFLILGLNVYAANWHEMVDFTVPYALSILVVISYFFAGSRQIFFSEIYETVKGFRMIRELMPVLLNPWKQKFLVTPKGKTLEKEQLSWDAFPLFVLITINGISIAIAAIRWNLEPIWHENIIITAIWCCINIWLGLMSLGAFWEKRQIRAYYRISGGGTVLVKALGSSDQVSVEVVDISAGGIGFKLPLSTELKAGDQVTLDAADSYGNAYQFTATIVRMQKEGDHFFCGTQFPPEKIASPEAIAYVYGDSGRWQRVWDESAELKQSKLQLYLLTKLGLKAVRENSAGYFTYIAKSVGKFIVMLFNPYVWFYAITGVASWTIYLLYLAIVYTISLADHQEARKFPRLRAGEKMTIYFPKLDATLVGWGFDISLTGVGVKVGLPFSIHDNELVEISVRGVTRREHRMDCIIRRVIKDGDEVILGAEFIVDNSNFFKIVSFVYGQGTKMVFALAVSNLRRILSYLFFIGEVTDDRKQHAELKKEIAK, from the coding sequence ATGCAAGATCGCCATTCAAAAATCAATGCTAGCCTTTTCTTATTTGCAATAGGTATTTGCTTAACTATCTATTTTTCTGAAGAGCTACTCAATTTTGGTGGCCAGTTATATCTTGGCTGGGGTTCTTTTTTCATTATTTATTTGATGTCCAAGGTAAAGCATTTTCGTAACCAACCTTGGCGCTCAATTTTTATCGTTCTAGCATTATTTGTTAGTTGCCGCTACATCGCATGGCGCATCTTTGACACCTTGATATATACCGGCTTCTTTGACTTTATTGGTATGGCCTTACTGTTTCTGGCTGAGCTGTATGGGTTCACCCTGTTTTTGCTGGACATGTTTGTCAATTTCTCCCCGATATCAGACGACATCATTCCCTTGTCCAAAGAAGAATCATTGTTGCCAACAGTGGACATCTTTATTCCTACCTATGATGAATCAGAGGCAATCGTCCGTATGACGGTGACGGCAGCTACCCAAATTAACTACCCTAAAAATAAGCTCAATATTTATATATTGGACGATGGGGGTACTCACGCCAAACGACGAAGCAAGGAATCTGGTGCCAAAGCTTGGCGTCGCCACTATAGCTTAAGAAGACTTGCCAAAACTCTTGGGGTACATTACCTCACTCGAGAAACTAACCAGAAAGCCAAAGCTGGAAACATAAATCATGCCCTGCAACATACCAGAGGAGATTTAATTCTCATTTTGGATTGTGATCAGGTGCCTACTAAAGATATCCTCCAAAACACAGTAGGGCAGTTTTTAAGTGATCCTAAGATGTTCTTGGTTCAGACTCCGCATTTCTTTATCAACGAGACGCCAGTCAACAATGTGATTACCGGCATCTCTAATCGCCCCGATGAAAGTGAAATGTTTTATAGAAAAATTCAGCCGGCCATGAATTTTTGGAATGCTGCTTTCTTTTGTGGTTCTGCAGCAGTATTGAGAAGATCATGCCTCATGGAAGTAGGCGGTATAGCCATTAAGACAATTACGGAGGATTGTGAAACTTCACTCATCCTGCATGCACATGGCTATAACAGTAGTTATATCAACAAGCCAATGATTTGTGGGCTTTCTCCTGAGACCCCTTCGGACTATTTAACTCAACATTCACGTTGGGCCAAGGGGATGTTACAAGTGCTTATGCATTACAACCCCTTATTTATGAGGGGGCTCAGTCTTCCTCAGCGGCTCGCCTACTTTGCCTCCTCCTATTCTTGGTTATTTGGCTTTGCTCGCTACATCTTCTTCTTGGCCCCATCTGCTTTCTTAATATTGGGTCTGAATGTATATGCGGCCAATTGGCATGAAATGGTAGATTTCACGGTTCCTTATGCCTTAAGTATTTTGGTGGTGATCTCTTATTTCTTTGCTGGTTCGCGCCAAATATTCTTCTCAGAGATCTACGAAACTGTTAAAGGCTTCAGAATGATTCGGGAGTTGATGCCAGTCTTATTAAACCCTTGGAAGCAAAAGTTTTTGGTAACCCCCAAAGGGAAGACTCTTGAGAAAGAGCAGTTGAGTTGGGATGCTTTTCCTTTATTCGTTTTAATCACCATTAACGGCATTTCTATTGCCATCGCGGCAATTCGCTGGAATTTAGAGCCGATATGGCATGAAAACATCATCATCACTGCAATTTGGTGTTGTATCAATATATGGCTTGGTCTAATGTCTCTTGGGGCTTTCTGGGAGAAGCGTCAGATTCGTGCTTATTACCGAATTAGCGGCGGCGGTACCGTCCTCGTCAAGGCCCTAGGTAGTTCTGATCAAGTGTCTGTTGAGGTTGTTGACATTTCTGCTGGTGGAATTGGTTTCAAATTACCTCTATCAACTGAGCTTAAAGCGGGTGATCAAGTTACTTTAGATGCAGCTGACAGTTATGGGAATGCATATCAATTTACAGCGACGATTGTTCGTATGCAAAAAGAGGGCGATCATTTTTTCTGTGGCACCCAATTTCCCCCAGAGAAAATTGCCAGCCCCGAAGCTATTGCTTATGTTTACGGAGATAGCGGTCGTTGGCAAAGGGTATGGGATGAAAGTGCGGAACTCAAGCAATCCAAATTACAGCTATATTTATTAACAAAATTAGGTTTAAAGGCTGTCCGAGAAAATTCAGCGGGATACTTCACTTATATTGCCAAGAGTGTTGGCAAATTCATAGTGATGCTATTTAACCCTTATGTTTGGTTCTATGCGATTACGGGCGTGGCTAGTTGGACAATCTACTTACTTTACCTGGCAATTGTTTATACAATTAGCCTGGCTGACCATCAGGAGGCACGTAAGTTTCCACGCTTACGTGCCGGTGAAAAAATGACAATTTATTTCCCGAAACTAGATGCAACTTTAGTGGGTTGGGGATTTGATATTTCTCTTACTGGCGTTGGAGTTAAGGTGGGCTTGCCATTTTCTATTCATGATAATGAATTAGTAGAAATTTCAGTGCGTGGAGTCACGCGTCGTGAGCATCGTATGGATTGCATCATTAGGCGCGTCATTAAAGATGGTGATGAAGTGATTCTCGGCGCTGAATTTATTGTAGATAACAGTAACTTCTTTAAAATCGTAAGCTTTGTTTATGGGCAGGGAACTAAGATGGTCTTTGCCTTAGCTGTAAGCAATCTGAGAAGAATTCTGTCGTATCTCTTCTTTATCGGAGAAGTTACAGACGATCGAAAGCAGCATGCCGAGTTAAAAAAAGAGATAGCGAAGTAA
- the bcsG gene encoding cellulose biosynthesis protein BcsG, with translation MGLWAFYFLIKIILFYTGYINFHFFVNLAFALALIFSHARPRLLQIKRWVAIPIGIILFYFDSPLPPLRNIIAKLDQLLGFSFNYYIELLGRILDWRILVALAVSFVIYYALSKKIRMTTIAMLAIFSVLLPFHSNSSMQAYDSDGQVIGIPSDAVLTESLDGFFVEESGRTGFNRSQKASGQAFDILVINVCSLAWDDLKYVKEEDNPLFKRFHYLFTSFNSASSYSGPSIIRLLRASRGQQDQRDLYKKPVEDSLLFNNLKTAGFQTQFALNHDGKYGDLLQEIRTDGGLSAPLFDNKQATPYLRAFDGSQVYEDYSVLSNWWDARMKLPAERVALFYNTITLHDGNRALDGARLENSVETYSRRLHKLLEDVDRFYTKVNNSGRQVVIVFIPEHGAAIRRNKNEIVGMREIPSPNVTNIPVGIMLTNKSDSPFKTNRIDQPTSYLATSELISKFVAKPPFGASTGNLEAYLKDLPSTRFVAENEDSVIMKFGASYYFRSNDINWNLFDTGN, from the coding sequence ATGGGACTTTGGGCATTTTATTTTCTGATCAAAATTATTCTGTTTTATACGGGATATATTAATTTTCATTTCTTCGTCAATCTGGCGTTTGCACTGGCTTTAATTTTTTCTCATGCACGCCCACGGCTTCTTCAAATAAAGCGATGGGTAGCAATTCCTATTGGCATCATTCTTTTTTACTTCGATAGCCCGTTGCCACCATTGAGAAATATCATTGCCAAGCTGGATCAGTTGCTGGGATTTAGCTTTAATTACTATATTGAATTATTGGGACGCATCTTAGATTGGCGGATCCTTGTAGCGTTAGCAGTGTCATTTGTGATCTATTACGCACTATCCAAAAAAATTCGCATGACGACAATTGCAATGCTGGCTATTTTCAGTGTCCTTTTGCCGTTTCACTCCAATTCCAGCATGCAGGCTTATGACTCAGATGGTCAAGTGATTGGCATTCCGAGTGATGCAGTGTTGACTGAATCATTAGATGGCTTCTTTGTTGAAGAATCTGGGCGCACCGGCTTTAATCGCTCACAAAAGGCCAGTGGACAAGCCTTTGATATCTTGGTCATCAACGTTTGCTCACTCGCTTGGGATGACCTGAAATACGTCAAGGAAGAAGATAATCCCCTCTTTAAACGCTTTCACTATTTATTTACTAGCTTTAATTCAGCTTCCTCTTATAGCGGGCCATCGATCATTCGCTTGTTGCGCGCAAGCCGCGGTCAACAAGATCAAAGAGATTTATATAAAAAACCAGTTGAGGACTCTTTACTTTTCAATAATCTCAAAACTGCTGGATTTCAAACGCAGTTCGCCTTAAATCATGATGGTAAGTACGGCGATCTTTTACAGGAAATTCGGACTGATGGTGGTCTGAGCGCTCCCCTCTTTGACAATAAACAGGCTACACCTTACTTAAGGGCCTTTGATGGATCGCAGGTTTACGAAGACTATTCAGTGCTATCTAATTGGTGGGATGCGCGGATGAAGCTACCCGCTGAGCGAGTGGCCCTTTTTTACAATACGATCACCCTGCATGATGGTAATCGTGCCCTAGATGGAGCAAGACTAGAAAATAGTGTTGAAACGTATTCTCGTAGACTACATAAGCTACTGGAAGATGTTGATCGCTTCTACACTAAAGTGAATAACTCCGGCCGCCAAGTAGTGATTGTGTTTATACCGGAGCATGGGGCAGCTATTCGCCGCAATAAGAATGAAATTGTCGGTATGCGGGAGATTCCAAGCCCTAATGTCACCAACATCCCGGTTGGGATCATGCTGACCAATAAGTCAGATAGCCCCTTCAAGACAAATAGAATTGATCAACCTACAAGTTATTTAGCAACATCAGAATTGATATCAAAGTTTGTTGCCAAACCTCCCTTTGGAGCAAGTACCGGCAACTTAGAGGCTTATTTGAAAGATCTTCCCTCTACCCGCTTTGTAGCTGAGAATGAAGATTCTGTGATTATGAAATTTGGCGCCTCTTACTACTTCCGCTCCAACGATATCAACTGGAATTTATTTGATACCGGAAATTAA
- a CDS encoding HD-GYP domain-containing protein, which yields MQLANQTFYLAIFIVLIGLMARFLANRDEDRAQFRVTHWPMGLSLLALSMLCYFAAPWGGRVVLAVANLSLIAGMANISLLFSYWNGSLKQTSKLAAGIIVVSTSIAYIYLLRVGETHERIHLMNIVLGLFCIWQIAVLSQLVKKDDAYQIKLLLGVELFQLGTRITRSLLAFSEDNHPGTLYLEDGWAFALRIGAILSIATICSLITNYYLEKLWHEYRKSSHAIEDVMLNSLNALSMVRDNETGNHILRTKNYVRALAERLHSCGIYIDELSTKTIEDIVKAAPLHDIGKVGIPDEILKKPGKLSDEEWVTMKTHTNLGRDVLNSAKQKDARNTHVLDAAIQIAGGHHECWDGSGYPLGLKGPEIPLAARLMSLADTYDALVNERVYKGKWSHEEACSEIARLKGVRFDPRIVEAFIQEKDNFLRISEMYGDSA from the coding sequence ATGCAGTTAGCAAACCAAACCTTTTACCTTGCCATATTCATCGTCCTCATTGGATTGATGGCCCGATTCTTGGCGAATAGGGATGAAGATCGTGCTCAATTCAGGGTCACTCATTGGCCTATGGGCTTAAGCCTTTTAGCGCTGTCTATGTTGTGTTATTTTGCTGCCCCATGGGGCGGTAGGGTTGTTTTAGCTGTTGCTAATTTATCCCTGATCGCAGGGATGGCCAATATTTCTTTATTGTTTAGCTATTGGAATGGCTCTTTAAAGCAAACAAGTAAGCTCGCTGCTGGGATCATCGTTGTTAGCACTTCGATAGCTTATATTTACTTACTGCGTGTTGGTGAAACGCACGAACGTATTCATTTAATGAATATAGTTCTAGGCCTCTTTTGCATTTGGCAGATTGCAGTGTTGAGTCAGCTAGTGAAGAAAGATGATGCCTATCAAATTAAATTATTACTTGGCGTTGAGTTATTTCAGCTTGGTACTCGTATTACCCGTTCATTATTGGCGTTTAGCGAAGATAATCATCCTGGAACGCTTTATTTAGAGGATGGCTGGGCTTTTGCATTACGTATTGGCGCGATACTTTCTATTGCCACTATTTGCAGCTTGATCACTAATTATTACCTCGAAAAGCTATGGCATGAATATAGAAAAAGCTCTCATGCGATTGAAGATGTGATGCTTAATAGTCTAAATGCACTCTCGATGGTGCGTGACAACGAAACTGGTAACCATATCCTACGTACGAAAAACTATGTGCGGGCACTTGCTGAGAGATTGCACTCATGTGGGATATATATAGATGAGTTATCCACCAAAACAATTGAAGACATCGTTAAAGCAGCCCCATTGCACGACATTGGCAAGGTGGGCATTCCTGATGAAATTTTGAAAAAGCCAGGAAAACTCAGTGATGAAGAGTGGGTGACCATGAAAACCCATACCAATCTAGGTCGGGATGTTCTCAATTCCGCCAAACAAAAAGATGCAAGAAACACCCATGTCTTAGATGCCGCAATTCAGATTGCTGGAGGCCATCATGAGTGTTGGGACGGTTCAGGCTATCCGCTTGGACTTAAGGGCCCTGAAATTCCTTTGGCGGCTAGGTTGATGTCCTTAGCAGATACCTATGATGCTTTAGTGAATGAGCGGGTTTACAAGGGAAAGTGGTCGCATGAAGAGGCCTGTTCAGAGATCGCTAGACTAAAAGGCGTGCGTTTTGACCCGCGTATTGTCGAGGCCTTTATTCAGGAAAAAGACAATTTCTTGAGAATCTCCGAAATGTATGGAGACTCCGCATGA